From the Mangifera indica cultivar Alphonso chromosome 10, CATAS_Mindica_2.1, whole genome shotgun sequence genome, one window contains:
- the LOC123227046 gene encoding pyruvate kinase isozyme A, chloroplastic-like gives MAVANYDSILSPKISPRVSSKTQICGTPVDLPRGFSCKGRNLKLKCKMIKAEVQAEAVLQEKSLQGLSLGFDVVSQGELREKGFMGMRKTKIVCTIGPACCSEEALEKLALGGMNVARLNMCHNSREWHQDVIRKIKRLNDEKGFCVAVMIDTEGSQIHVVDHGAPSSVKAEVDSIWLFTAKKFEGSLPFTVQAKYEGFSEGIEVGDELVIDGGMASFEVTEKLGNDLRCKCTDPGLFLPRAKLSFWRDGKLVGRNHGLSTLSEKDWADIDFAISEGVDFVAMSFVSDADSVRHLKNYLSSKSTKSIKVLAKIENLESLLKLEEIVDASDGIMVARGDLGVEIPLEQIPAVQEKITHVCRQLNKPVIVASQLLESMVEFPTPTRAEVADISEAVRQYADALMLSGESAIGPYGQKAISVLRMTSSRMELWSRQENQQSALKQCQLGVSLSDCIAEQICNCAVEMANNLGVDAIFVYTKHGHMASLLSRNRPYPPIFAFTNDDSTRMALNLQWGVIPLLVDLLDDMEANVSKTIDLIKMKGMVKQGDSVLVVSDLTPTHVTSTAFQSIQVKTIV, from the exons ATGGCTGTTGCAAATTATGATTCAATTCTTTCACCCAAAATTAGTCCCAGGGTCAGTTCCAAGACTCAGATTTGTGGCACCCCAGTTGATCTTCCAAGAGGGTTTTCTTGCAAGGGAAGAAATCTCAAGCTCAAGTGTAAGATGATCAAGGCTGAAGTTCAAGCAGAAGCAGTGTTACAAGAGAAGAGTTTGCAGGGTCTGAGTTTGGGGTTCGATGTGGTGTCACAGGGGGAACTGAGAGAGAAGGGGTTCATGGGGATGAGGAAGACGAAGATAGTTTGTACTATTGGGCCTGCATGCTGTTCAGAGGAAGCTCTGGAGAAGTTGGCCTTGGGAGGGATGAATGTGGCTCGGCTTAACATGTGTCACAACTCTAGGGAGTGGCATCAAGATGTGATTAGGAAGATCAAGAGGTTGAATGATGAAAAGGGGTTTTGTGTTGCTGTGATGATTGATACTGAAGGTAGTCAGATTCATGTGGTTGACCATGGTGCTCCTTCCTCTGTCAAAGCTGAG GTGGATTCAATATGGTTGTTTACAGCTAAAAAATTTGAGGGATCTCTTCCTTTTACAGTGCAAGCAAAGTATGAAGGCTTTTCTGAAG GTATTGAAGTGGGCGATGAGCTTGTTATCGATGGAGGAATGGCAAGCTTTGAGGTGACTGAAAAACTTGGGAATGATCTGCGATGTAAGTGCACAGATCCCGGTCTTTTCCTACCTCGAGCAAAATTGAGCTTTTGGAGAGATGGGAAGCTGGTGGGGAGAAATCATGGACTCTCTACACTGTCAGAAAAG GATTGGGCAGACattgattttgcaatttctgaAGGTGTTGATTTTGTGGCCATGTCATTTGTAAGTGATGCCGATTCTGTCAGGCATTTGAAGAATTATCTCTCTTCGAAATCAACAAA gTCCATAAAAGTACTGGCAAAGATTGAAAACCTGGAGTCTCTGCTGAAATTGGAAGAAATTGTGGATGCTTCTGATGGAATAATGGTGGCTCGAGGTGACCTTGGAGTTGAAATTCCGCTTGAGCAGATTCCAGCAGTCCAGGAGAAAATTACTCATGTATGTAGACAACTAAATAAACCAGTGATTGTAGCTTCTCAGCTTCTTGAGTCAATGGTTGAATTTCCAACTCCAACACGTGCTGAG GTTGCAGACATTTCTGAAGCAGTTAGACAATATGCTGATGCCCTGATGTTGTCCGGAGAGTCAGCAATTGGACCATATGGACAGAAGGCTATTTCTGTCTTGCGGATGACCAGCAGTCGAATGGAACTGTGGAGTCGTCAGGAAAACCAACAAAGTGCTCTCAAGCAGTGTCAACTAGGGGTATCACTGTCAGATTGCATTGCTGAGCAGATATGCAATTGTGCTGTTGAAATGG CTAACAACCTAGGTGTGGATGCCATCTTTGTATACACAAAACATGGGCATATGGCGTCTCTCCTGTCTCGTAACCGTCCATACCCTCCCATATTTGCATTCACGAATGATGATAGCACCCGGATGGCTTTGAATTTGCAATGGGGAGTTATTCCCCTCCTTGTCGACTTATTGGATGACATGGAAGCTAACGTATCAAAAACCATAGACCTCATAAAGATGAAGGGGATGGTAAAACAAGGCGATTCTGTTTTGGTGGTGTCAGATTTAACTCCGACTCATGTTACTTCGACAGCATTCCAATCGATCCAAGTGAAGACCATTGTTTAA